Proteins encoded within one genomic window of Amycolatopsis sp. 2-15:
- a CDS encoding PaaI family thioesterase, producing MTEPFQTMPFAERLGIEALSHAPDLVRARLAWDPSLCTLGGALHGGVLMSLADAAGAVCAFLNLPSGASGTTTLESKTNFLRAVRSGHAVASSRPLHAGRRVIVVETEIHDDEGKLVAKVTQTQAVL from the coding sequence ATGACCGAGCCGTTCCAGACCATGCCGTTCGCCGAGCGGCTGGGCATCGAGGCACTTTCGCACGCCCCGGATCTCGTCCGCGCCCGCCTCGCGTGGGACCCCTCGCTGTGCACCCTCGGCGGCGCCCTGCACGGCGGCGTTTTGATGTCGCTGGCGGACGCGGCGGGTGCCGTCTGCGCTTTCCTCAACCTCCCTTCGGGCGCTTCGGGCACCACCACCCTGGAGTCGAAGACCAACTTCCTGCGCGCCGTCCGTTCTGGGCACGCGGTCGCGTCGTCCCGGCCGTTGCACGCAGGCCGCCGAGTGATCGTCGTCGAGACGGAAATCCACGACGACGAGGGGAAGCTGGTCGCGAAGGTGACCCAGACGCAGGCAGTGCTCTAA
- a CDS encoding S-(hydroxymethyl)mycothiol dehydrogenase encodes MPYEVQGIVSRAKGEPVALETVVVPDPGPGEAVVSVQACGVCHTDLHYREGGINDDFPFLLGHEAAGRVDKVGAGVTDIAPGDYVILNWRAVCGTCRACKRGKPWYCFSTFNAEQPMTLTDGTKLSPALGIGAFLEKTLVHSGQCTKVDERAEPAVAGLLGCGVMAGLGAAINTGAVTRGDSVAVIGCGGVGDAAIAGAQLAGATTIIAIDTDDRKLEWAKGFGATHTVNSKGLSQDAVVAAMQDATHSFGPDVVIDAVGRPETWKQAFYGRDLAGTVVLVGVPTPDMRLNDLPLIDFFGRGGSLKSSWYGDCLPSRDFPMLVDLYLQGRLPLDKFVTERIGVGDVEQAFERMHHGDVLRSVVEF; translated from the coding sequence ATGCCGTACGAGGTCCAGGGGATCGTGTCCCGCGCGAAGGGCGAGCCGGTGGCGCTCGAGACCGTGGTGGTGCCGGACCCGGGTCCGGGCGAGGCGGTCGTGTCGGTGCAGGCCTGCGGGGTCTGCCACACCGACCTGCACTACCGCGAGGGCGGGATCAACGACGACTTCCCGTTCCTGCTCGGCCACGAGGCCGCGGGCCGGGTCGACAAGGTCGGCGCCGGGGTCACGGACATCGCGCCCGGCGACTACGTGATCCTCAACTGGCGCGCGGTCTGCGGCACGTGCCGGGCGTGCAAGCGGGGGAAGCCGTGGTACTGCTTCTCCACCTTCAACGCCGAGCAGCCGATGACGCTCACCGATGGCACGAAGCTGTCGCCCGCGCTGGGCATCGGGGCGTTCCTCGAGAAGACACTGGTCCACAGTGGACAGTGCACGAAGGTGGACGAGCGGGCCGAACCCGCGGTGGCGGGCCTGCTCGGCTGCGGCGTGATGGCGGGCCTCGGCGCGGCCATCAACACCGGCGCCGTGACGCGCGGTGACTCCGTGGCCGTGATCGGTTGCGGCGGCGTGGGCGACGCGGCCATCGCGGGCGCGCAGCTGGCCGGCGCGACCACGATCATCGCCATCGACACCGACGACCGGAAGCTCGAGTGGGCCAAGGGCTTCGGCGCCACCCACACCGTGAACAGCAAGGGCCTCAGCCAGGACGCGGTGGTGGCGGCCATGCAGGACGCCACGCACTCGTTCGGCCCCGACGTGGTCATCGACGCCGTCGGCCGGCCCGAGACGTGGAAGCAGGCGTTCTACGGCCGTGACCTCGCGGGCACCGTCGTGCTGGTCGGCGTGCCGACGCCGGACATGCGGCTGAACGACCTGCCGCTCATCGACTTCTTCGGCCGCGGCGGCTCGCTGAAGTCGTCCTGGTACGGCGACTGCCTGCCCTCGCGCGACTTCCCCATGCTCGTCGACCTCTACCTGCAGGGCCGGCTGCCGCTGGACAAGTTCGTGACCGAGCGCATCGGCGTCGGCGACGTGGAGCAGGCCTTCGAGCGCATGCACCACGGCGACGTCCTGCGCAGCGTGGTCGAGTTCTGA
- a CDS encoding carbohydrate ABC transporter permease, producing the protein MNSAVVKAALRWTALIVAAVLFLLPFYLLLRNGLASRAEITAPDWTLWPRQVHWENFSRLFSLEDVPFARSLLNSAVVATLQTLGLLVICSLAGYGFARIPYRHSKTVFYAVLATLMIPTSVTFVPSFVVVSTLGWLSDLRGLVIPGLFSAFSVFLFRQYFLDFPRELEEAGRVDGLTRWGVFRRIVVPNSRGFFAAIAVISVIGSWNAFLWPLIIAQSPDSWTVQVALSGLLTSQNPQLNLLFLAAAVSILPIVLLFAFLQRYLVRGVTESGLKG; encoded by the coding sequence ATGAACAGCGCTGTCGTGAAGGCCGCGCTGCGCTGGACGGCGCTGATCGTGGCCGCGGTGCTGTTCCTGCTGCCGTTCTACCTGCTGCTGCGCAACGGGCTCGCCTCGCGCGCGGAGATCACCGCTCCCGATTGGACGCTGTGGCCGCGGCAGGTGCACTGGGAGAACTTCTCGCGGTTGTTCTCGCTGGAGGACGTGCCGTTCGCGCGCAGCCTGCTGAACTCGGCGGTCGTGGCGACGCTGCAGACGCTGGGACTGCTGGTGATCTGTTCGCTCGCCGGCTACGGGTTCGCACGGATCCCTTACCGCCACTCGAAAACCGTCTTCTACGCGGTGCTCGCGACACTGATGATCCCGACGTCGGTCACGTTCGTGCCGAGCTTCGTCGTGGTGTCCACGCTGGGCTGGCTCTCGGACCTGCGCGGCCTGGTGATCCCGGGGCTGTTCAGCGCGTTCAGCGTGTTCCTGTTCCGCCAGTACTTCCTGGACTTCCCGCGTGAGCTGGAGGAAGCCGGCCGCGTCGACGGGCTCACGCGCTGGGGTGTGTTCAGGCGCATCGTGGTGCCGAACTCGCGTGGCTTCTTCGCCGCGATCGCCGTGATCTCGGTGATCGGCAGCTGGAACGCGTTTCTGTGGCCGCTGATCATCGCGCAGTCACCGGACTCGTGGACGGTTCAGGTAGCGCTGTCCGGGCTGCTGACCTCGCAGAACCCGCAGCTGAACCTGCTCTTCCTCGCCGCGGCGGTGTCGATCCTGCCGATCGTGCTGCTGTTCGCGTTCCTGCAGCGCTACCTCGTGCGCGGGGTCACGGAGTCGGGGCTGAAGGGCTGA
- a CDS encoding TetR/AcrR family transcriptional regulator → MDVKRHSPPGETPSALAGARSRQTSARVADDVLLDAARECVLAVGVRRTTLAEIARTARVSRMTVYRRFPDVRSVLAALMTREFSGLLKTASHAGDDAANTRERLVLIAAAGVSALAADPLFRTLLDVDPELVLPYIVERLGATQIFAEQVLRSLLEAGHRDGSVRKAEVTAQARSILLVVQSFAFSLRPATADLDEQALLDEFRYLVDAALKP, encoded by the coding sequence ATGGACGTCAAACGTCACTCCCCGCCGGGAGAGACTCCCTCGGCCCTGGCGGGGGCCCGCAGCCGCCAGACCTCAGCGCGCGTTGCCGACGACGTGCTGCTTGACGCCGCGCGCGAGTGCGTGCTCGCGGTCGGTGTCCGGCGCACCACGCTCGCCGAGATCGCGCGCACCGCGCGCGTGAGCCGCATGACCGTGTACCGCCGGTTCCCCGACGTGCGCAGTGTGCTCGCCGCGCTCATGACCCGCGAGTTCAGCGGCCTGCTCAAGACCGCCAGCCACGCGGGCGACGACGCGGCCAACACCCGCGAGCGCCTCGTGCTCATCGCGGCGGCCGGCGTCAGCGCGCTGGCGGCCGACCCGCTGTTCCGCACCCTGCTCGACGTCGACCCGGAGCTCGTGCTGCCCTACATCGTGGAGCGGCTCGGGGCCACGCAGATCTTCGCCGAGCAGGTGCTGCGGTCGCTGCTGGAAGCCGGGCACCGCGACGGTTCCGTGCGCAAGGCCGAGGTCACCGCGCAGGCGCGCTCGATCCTGCTGGTCGTGCAGTCGTTCGCGTTCTCGCTGCGGCCCGCCACCGCGGACCTCGACGAGCAGGCGTTGCTCGACGAGTTCCGGTACCTCGTCGACGCAGCGCTCAAGCCATGA
- a CDS encoding peptidase C39 family protein: MRVRSLITLLSIAMVTAGATQVADAAPAHPANDEAINYHEWSGGTFYAGRLDGLALGRDGLRITRPEGTVEHSEPGLGTTKTYEYGSWTSPVFRQGFDATQLIASWNAQTPAKTWLEVEAKGRTSAGVETTWYVMGRWASGDADIQRTSVDGQSDDNASVDVDTLATKTGVTLRSYQLRVSLYRDAGTRVTPTVSTLGAVTSNVPDRFDVPTTKPGRARGIELKVPAYAQNIHKGQFPQYGGGGEAWCSPTSTEMVAEYWGKKPTAQQMSWIPSDYVDPSVVYAARNTYDYAYDGTGNWPFNTAYAASLGLRGHITRLHDLNELEGYIARGIPVITSQSFLSDELDGAGYGTSGHIMVVVGFTQAGDVIVNDPASSTDARVRNVYKRDQFEKIWQRTKRYTADGSVASGPGGVVYIVTPA, encoded by the coding sequence ATGCGGGTGCGGAGCTTGATCACGCTATTGTCGATCGCCATGGTGACGGCAGGAGCGACGCAGGTCGCCGACGCGGCGCCGGCGCATCCGGCGAACGACGAGGCGATCAACTACCACGAGTGGTCCGGCGGGACGTTCTACGCTGGCCGCCTCGACGGGCTGGCGCTGGGTCGCGACGGGCTGCGCATCACGCGGCCCGAGGGGACCGTCGAGCACAGCGAGCCGGGGCTGGGGACGACGAAGACCTACGAGTACGGCTCGTGGACGTCGCCGGTGTTCCGGCAGGGGTTCGACGCGACGCAGCTCATCGCCTCGTGGAACGCGCAGACGCCGGCGAAGACGTGGCTGGAGGTCGAGGCGAAGGGCCGTACGTCGGCGGGCGTCGAGACCACCTGGTACGTGATGGGCCGCTGGGCCAGCGGCGACGCCGACATCCAGCGCACGAGCGTCGACGGCCAGAGTGACGACAACGCGTCGGTGGACGTCGACACGCTGGCCACGAAGACGGGTGTCACGCTGCGCTCGTATCAGCTGCGCGTGAGCCTCTACCGCGACGCGGGCACGCGGGTGACGCCGACGGTGTCGACGCTCGGCGCCGTGACCTCGAACGTTCCGGACCGCTTCGACGTGCCGACCACCAAGCCGGGCCGCGCGCGGGGCATCGAGCTGAAGGTGCCGGCGTACGCGCAGAACATCCACAAAGGACAGTTCCCGCAGTACGGTGGCGGTGGTGAGGCCTGGTGCAGCCCGACGTCCACCGAGATGGTCGCCGAGTACTGGGGCAAGAAACCGACCGCGCAGCAGATGAGCTGGATCCCGTCGGACTACGTCGACCCGTCCGTCGTCTACGCCGCGCGCAACACCTACGACTACGCCTACGACGGCACCGGTAACTGGCCGTTCAACACCGCGTACGCAGCCTCCCTCGGCCTGCGCGGCCACATCACGCGCCTGCACGACCTCAACGAGCTCGAGGGCTACATCGCCCGCGGCATCCCGGTGATCACCTCGCAGTCGTTCCTCTCCGACGAGCTCGACGGCGCCGGCTACGGCACGTCCGGCCACATCATGGTCGTCGTCGGCTTCACCCAGGCCGGCGACGTGATCGTCAACGACCCGGCCTCCAGCACCGACGCCCGCGTCCGCAACGTGTACAAGCGCGACCAGTTCGAGAAGATCTGGCAGCGCACGAAGCGCTACACGGCCGACGGCAGCGTGGCGAGCGGGCCCGGCGGCGTGGTGTACATCGTGACGCCGGCCTGA
- a CDS encoding carbohydrate ABC transporter permease → MKLSRKTRETLAFWGFVGPFLIGLAVFAYLPIGWSVYLSFFDARNTVTPSVFVGLDNYAHMLTDGPFLASLGTFSVFALAIVPLTFVLSLALAAGVHQLRFARAFFRSVFFLPFACSYVVASLIWKTSLFSGVRYGLANTVLGLFGADPVAWTGTVDPPLYWIVLVTARLWLQLGFYMILFLAALQRIPGRLYEAAWLDGAKPAWQVFRHITLPQLRATSVAVLLLNLINAYQAFDEFYNIMGDSRGYPPFARPPLVYLYYTSLGSGGQDLGRGSAGAVLLALLIALVTLAQGRLFRFDRGALS, encoded by the coding sequence ATGAAGCTGTCCCGGAAGACCCGGGAGACGCTGGCGTTCTGGGGGTTCGTCGGCCCGTTCCTGATCGGGCTCGCCGTGTTCGCGTACCTGCCGATCGGCTGGAGTGTGTACCTGTCGTTCTTCGACGCGCGCAACACCGTGACGCCGAGTGTGTTCGTGGGGCTGGACAACTACGCGCACATGCTCACCGACGGGCCGTTCCTGGCGAGTCTCGGCACGTTCAGCGTGTTCGCGCTGGCGATCGTGCCACTCACGTTCGTGCTGTCGCTCGCGCTCGCGGCGGGCGTGCACCAGCTGAGGTTCGCGCGCGCGTTCTTCCGCTCGGTGTTCTTCCTGCCGTTCGCTTGCTCGTACGTGGTGGCTTCGCTCATCTGGAAGACGTCGCTGTTCTCCGGCGTCCGCTACGGCCTGGCGAACACCGTGCTGGGCCTGTTCGGCGCCGACCCGGTGGCGTGGACGGGCACGGTCGACCCGCCGCTGTACTGGATCGTGCTGGTGACCGCGCGGCTGTGGCTGCAGCTGGGCTTCTACATGATCCTGTTCCTCGCCGCGCTGCAACGGATCCCGGGCCGGCTCTACGAAGCCGCGTGGCTCGACGGCGCGAAGCCGGCCTGGCAGGTCTTCCGCCACATCACGCTGCCGCAGCTGCGGGCGACGTCCGTGGCTGTGCTGCTGCTGAACCTGATCAACGCCTACCAGGCGTTCGACGAGTTCTACAACATCATGGGCGACTCCCGCGGTTATCCGCCGTTCGCGCGACCGCCGCTGGTGTACCTCTACTACACGTCGCTGGGCTCGGGCGGCCAGGACCTCGGCCGCGGCAGCGCGGGCGCGGTGCTGCTGGCGTTGCTCATCGCGCTCGTGACATTGGCGCAGGGCCGGCTCTTCCGCTTCGACCGTGGTGCCCTCTCATGA
- a CDS encoding DUF4190 domain-containing protein has protein sequence MTDPYQQQPRQEGQYYGADGYPAPQQPPQQPSAPLPVPYSAPYSGPYPTPYSGSQPMPYGPFPGYVPLRTSGMAIAGMIIGILALITFWVPFWDVIAAFTAIGLSWAGMVQAQKPGYTGQGMGIAGLVCGIIAAIPAVIFLVLFFVAIAATSTSCAFYC, from the coding sequence ATGACTGATCCGTACCAGCAGCAGCCCCGCCAAGAGGGTCAGTACTACGGCGCCGACGGTTATCCGGCACCCCAGCAGCCCCCGCAGCAGCCCTCGGCGCCGCTGCCCGTGCCGTATTCCGCGCCGTATTCGGGGCCGTACCCGACGCCGTATTCGGGATCGCAGCCCATGCCGTACGGGCCGTTCCCCGGCTACGTGCCGCTGCGGACGAGCGGTATGGCGATCGCGGGGATGATCATCGGGATCCTCGCGCTGATCACGTTCTGGGTGCCGTTCTGGGACGTCATCGCGGCGTTCACGGCGATCGGCCTGTCGTGGGCTGGCATGGTGCAGGCGCAGAAGCCCGGGTACACGGGTCAGGGCATGGGGATCGCCGGGCTCGTGTGCGGGATCATCGCCGCGATCCCGGCGGTGATCTTCCTGGTGCTGTTCTTCGTGGCGATCGCGGCGACGAGCACGTCGTGCGCGTTCTACTGCTGA
- a CDS encoding gamma-glutamylcyclotransferase: protein MRLFTDADYPAVPYPGARPGTSFVHFDGAGHSLDTAPPGWRDRLPVLAYGSNACPSKITWLRDELGLTGPVVAARARCTGLAAVWASGLRKVDDQRPATLTSLPGVEHHFLWFVTPEQRAILDVCEGRGTRYHLAHLDNYTVKTSHGTRVEGVHAYVGASAVRYPLLVDGHPVRVTDVPQAEAALLLGEPAGEHGLECTVVEPEQIFT from the coding sequence CTGAGGCTCTTCACCGACGCCGACTACCCGGCCGTCCCCTACCCCGGGGCGCGGCCGGGTACGTCGTTCGTCCACTTCGACGGCGCCGGCCACTCCCTGGACACCGCCCCACCCGGCTGGCGCGACCGGCTGCCCGTCTTGGCGTACGGGTCCAACGCGTGCCCGTCGAAGATCACCTGGCTGCGTGACGAGCTCGGCCTGACCGGTCCCGTCGTGGCCGCCCGCGCGCGCTGCACCGGGCTGGCCGCGGTGTGGGCCTCGGGCCTGCGCAAGGTCGACGACCAACGCCCCGCCACCCTCACCTCGCTGCCGGGCGTCGAGCACCACTTCCTCTGGTTCGTCACGCCGGAGCAGCGCGCGATCCTCGACGTCTGCGAAGGCCGCGGCACCCGCTACCACCTGGCCCACCTGGACAACTACACCGTCAAGACCTCCCATGGCACGCGTGTCGAGGGTGTCCACGCCTACGTCGGGGCATCGGCCGTCCGCTACCCGCTCCTCGTCGACGGCCACCCGGTCCGCGTCACCGACGTCCCCCAGGCCGAGGCCGCCTTGCTCCTCGGCGAGCCGGCGGGTGAGCACGGCCTGGAGTGCACGGTCGTGGAACCGGAGCAGATCTTCACCTGA